The Candidatus Acidiferrales bacterium genome window below encodes:
- a CDS encoding ABC transporter permease — protein MDSLAAQLKQVFRRLGRAPMFTFITLLMLAAGIGANTAVFSVVEGVLLKPLPYSEPGRLVGVWHTAPGLNIPQLDMSPSNYFIYSEQSRAFQSVGIYQNDSVSVTGVGEPEQVPSLDVTKEVLPILGVRPLLGRLFSAQDVLPSSAATILLTYGYWQHKYGGSSSAIGRTIIADGKPREIIGVLPQDFRFLDRPDIALIVPIQFDRAKTFLGQFSYDGLARLRAGVTLAEANADVARMLPIVLRSFPPPPGFSVELFQKAHITPDLSPLMQDVVGNVRSLLWVLMAGIGMVLLIACANVANLFLVRTEGRQQELAIRAALGASRGRIAGELLFESVVIGLMGSILGLGVAWAALRLLIILAPSGLPRLNDIGIDLPVLLFTLGISLFTSLLFGMIPILKYAGARVGTGLREGGRTLSQSRERHRARNVLVTVQVALALVLLIGSGLMIRTFRALVHVNPGFSPAQVQTFSVYIPSTSVPDPVNVVRAQQEMSDKIAALPGVSSVAFSNAIPMDGNAWNDAVFAQDRAYAQGELPALRRFIFVSPEYFHTLDIPLIAGRNLAWSDIYNKLPVALVSENFARDYWRTPQNAIGKRIRVSTIDDWREIIGVVGDVHYDGMDKPAPSIAYWPTLAAKFESSPINLRREVVFSIRTPRAGSQAFLNEVRQAVWSINSSLPLSSIHTLDYFYNQSMARTSFTLVMLGIAGAMALLLGAVGLYGVIAYSVSQRTREIGIRIALGAQQNSVVGMFVRQGLLLTGIGVACGLAAGFGVMRLMSSLLFGVSALDPVTYAGVTAILIAIALLASYLPSRRAANVNPVEALRAE, from the coding sequence ATGGATTCTCTCGCCGCACAACTGAAGCAAGTCTTCCGCCGGCTCGGCCGCGCGCCAATGTTCACATTCATTACGCTGCTGATGCTCGCGGCCGGGATTGGTGCGAATACTGCCGTTTTCAGCGTGGTTGAAGGAGTTCTTCTGAAGCCCTTGCCTTATTCGGAGCCGGGGCGGCTGGTCGGCGTGTGGCATACGGCGCCGGGTCTTAACATTCCACAACTGGATATGTCCCCTTCGAATTATTTCATTTACAGCGAACAGAGCCGTGCATTTCAAAGCGTCGGTATATACCAAAATGATTCCGTCAGTGTCACCGGCGTCGGTGAACCTGAGCAAGTGCCGTCCCTGGATGTCACAAAGGAAGTGTTGCCCATTCTTGGTGTTCGTCCGCTGCTCGGCCGGCTGTTCTCGGCGCAGGACGTTCTGCCATCGTCGGCCGCCACCATCCTTTTGACGTACGGCTACTGGCAGCACAAGTATGGCGGCTCCTCTTCCGCCATTGGGCGAACAATCATTGCTGACGGAAAGCCACGGGAAATCATCGGCGTATTGCCGCAGGATTTTCGCTTTCTGGATAGGCCGGACATAGCCTTGATAGTTCCGATTCAGTTTGACCGCGCGAAGACGTTTCTTGGGCAGTTTAGCTACGATGGCCTGGCAAGACTCAGGGCGGGAGTCACTCTTGCGGAAGCCAACGCTGACGTGGCACGCATGCTTCCTATCGTCCTGCGGAGTTTCCCGCCACCGCCCGGCTTCAGCGTCGAGCTTTTCCAGAAGGCGCACATCACTCCGGACTTGAGTCCCTTGATGCAGGACGTCGTCGGCAACGTCAGGAGCCTCTTGTGGGTTCTGATGGCCGGCATCGGAATGGTTCTGCTGATTGCTTGCGCCAACGTCGCGAATCTCTTTCTTGTCCGCACAGAAGGCCGCCAGCAGGAACTTGCCATTCGCGCCGCGCTTGGCGCCAGCCGTGGACGCATTGCCGGGGAATTGCTCTTCGAGAGCGTCGTCATCGGCTTGATGGGCAGCATTCTCGGACTGGGAGTCGCTTGGGCCGCACTGCGCCTGCTGATCATATTGGCCCCATCTGGCCTACCCCGCCTGAATGATATCGGTATCGATCTTCCTGTGCTTTTGTTTACCTTGGGCATCTCCCTGTTCACGAGCCTTCTGTTTGGAATGATACCGATCCTTAAGTATGCAGGCGCGCGCGTAGGAACCGGTCTGCGCGAAGGGGGACGCACTCTGAGTCAGAGTCGCGAACGGCATCGCGCGCGCAACGTTCTTGTCACCGTGCAGGTTGCGCTCGCCTTGGTCCTCCTGATCGGTTCCGGCCTGATGATTCGCACGTTCCGCGCATTAGTGCACGTAAATCCGGGGTTTTCCCCCGCACAGGTCCAAACATTCAGCGTTTACATCCCCAGCACCAGCGTCCCGGATCCCGTGAACGTCGTTCGTGCCCAGCAGGAGATGTCCGACAAAATTGCCGCTCTTCCTGGAGTCTCCTCGGTGGCATTCTCGAATGCGATTCCTATGGATGGCAACGCCTGGAATGATGCTGTTTTTGCGCAGGACCGCGCCTACGCACAAGGCGAGCTTCCCGCACTGCGCCGGTTCATATTCGTTTCGCCAGAATATTTCCACACGCTGGACATTCCGCTTATTGCCGGCAGAAATCTCGCCTGGAGCGACATCTACAACAAGCTTCCTGTCGCTCTGGTCTCCGAAAATTTCGCGCGCGATTACTGGCGCACGCCTCAGAACGCCATCGGCAAGCGCATACGCGTTTCCACGATCGACGATTGGCGCGAAATCATCGGCGTGGTGGGCGACGTTCATTACGACGGCATGGACAAACCCGCGCCAAGCATCGCCTATTGGCCGACACTCGCCGCCAAGTTCGAAAGCTCACCGATCAATCTGCGCCGCGAAGTGGTTTTTTCGATCCGCACGCCACGCGCCGGCTCGCAGGCTTTCTTAAATGAAGTCCGCCAGGCTGTCTGGTCCATCAACAGCAGTCTGCCGCTCTCCAGCATTCATACCCTGGATTATTTCTATAACCAGTCGATGGCGCGCACTTCCTTCACGCTCGTGATGCTGGGAATCGCCGGCGCGATGGCGCTGCTGCTCGGAGCCGTGGGACTCTATGGCGTGATCGCATATTCCGTTTCGCAGCGGACGCGCGAAATCGGCATCCGTATCGCCCTCGGCGCACAACAAAATAGTGTCGTCGGCATGTTCGTTCGGCAGGGATTGCTGCTCACCGGCATCGGCGTCGCTTGCGGCCTTGCCGCAGGCTTCGGCGTTATGCGGCTGATGTCGTCGTTGCTTTTCGGCGTGAGCGCGCTGGATCCGGTGACTTACGCAGGAGTGACGGCTATTCTCATCGCCATTGCGCTGCTCGCCAGCTATTTGCCTTCGCGGCGCGCGGCGAACGTCAATCCTGTCGAAGCGCTTCGCGCGGAATAA
- a CDS encoding 2-oxoacid:acceptor oxidoreductase subunit alpha, with translation MGSDFCWMIGGPQGSGLNVSAEILAKALSRSGYYVFGQIEYHSNIKGKHSAYKLRISGEHVSSHLDAVHLLSSLDEETLIGDLYHEFPAHRGHVHEIAPGGALLYDVEQKKFIELIGRKDIFLWEMPYAELLDRALTEAGKPGQARAYRIMTNTLALGASVGALGFDFDPVAEAIRDSFGAKAGKVADLNVNAARYAYDYAKERFAGQLKFALPAAPPKREQILVKGSQAVGMAKIKAGCGLQTYYPISPATDESVYLEGYQSDHNLVVLQTEDEVSAIDAAVMGAHGGVRASTSTSGPGFALMPEGLGFAAITEAPGPVLVLYQRGGPSTGLPTRQEQGDLLFALNAGQGDIPRIVMASGDIEECFYDTFDAFNYADRYQIPVIVLVDKHMASCYQTLPPFKTSHLKVDRGLVKPANTNGDYQRYAFTKEGVSPRSVPGQTGGIFWSTSDEHDPRGHITEGIGNRLAMMEKRMGKVALAAREIPDGKKYIYLGPAAPQKIPVLAVCWGSTKGAVHDALHHADPHHAKYAMLHIRLMSPFPSEAAKNILSRAERVVCFDGNYSGQLARLIRTETGISVHHSVVKYDGRPFSEDEIMVALEAAKPGVGERLVISQGRVVEPGHGNLEFDQMLELREANPKMLAPMVPLPPGYNR, from the coding sequence ATGGGATCGGATTTTTGCTGGATGATTGGCGGCCCGCAGGGAAGCGGCCTGAACGTCAGCGCGGAAATTCTTGCCAAAGCGCTCTCCCGCTCGGGCTATTACGTCTTCGGACAGATCGAATATCATTCGAATATCAAAGGCAAGCACAGCGCCTATAAATTGCGCATCTCCGGCGAGCACGTTTCCTCGCACCTCGACGCCGTGCATCTGCTCTCCTCGCTCGACGAGGAAACACTCATCGGCGACCTCTATCATGAATTCCCTGCCCATCGTGGCCACGTCCATGAAATCGCCCCCGGCGGAGCGCTGCTCTACGACGTCGAACAGAAAAAATTCATCGAGTTGATCGGCCGCAAGGATATTTTCCTGTGGGAAATGCCTTACGCGGAATTGCTCGACCGCGCGCTTACCGAGGCAGGCAAACCAGGCCAGGCTCGTGCGTATCGCATCATGACTAACACGCTCGCTCTCGGCGCTTCCGTGGGCGCTCTGGGATTCGATTTCGATCCCGTTGCGGAAGCCATTCGCGACAGCTTCGGCGCCAAGGCAGGGAAAGTCGCGGACTTGAACGTGAATGCCGCGCGCTATGCCTACGATTACGCAAAAGAAAGATTCGCGGGCCAGTTGAAATTCGCTCTGCCCGCTGCGCCTCCGAAGCGCGAACAGATACTGGTCAAAGGCTCGCAGGCCGTGGGCATGGCCAAAATCAAGGCCGGATGCGGCCTCCAGACATATTACCCGATCAGCCCTGCGACGGACGAAAGCGTTTATCTCGAAGGCTATCAGAGCGACCACAATCTCGTCGTGCTGCAGACCGAAGACGAAGTTTCCGCCATCGACGCGGCGGTGATGGGCGCGCACGGCGGCGTTCGCGCTTCCACTTCAACTTCCGGACCGGGATTTGCGCTTATGCCCGAAGGCCTTGGCTTCGCCGCCATCACTGAAGCGCCCGGACCTGTGCTCGTTCTCTATCAGCGCGGCGGTCCTTCCACCGGCTTGCCGACGCGCCAGGAACAGGGCGACTTGCTCTTCGCTCTCAACGCGGGACAGGGCGACATTCCGCGCATCGTCATGGCTTCGGGCGATATCGAAGAATGTTTTTACGACACGTTTGACGCCTTCAACTATGCCGACCGTTATCAGATCCCCGTGATTGTGCTGGTCGACAAACACATGGCGAGCTGCTATCAGACGCTGCCGCCGTTCAAGACTTCGCATTTGAAAGTTGATCGCGGCTTGGTCAAGCCCGCGAACACCAACGGCGACTATCAGCGCTACGCATTCACCAAAGAAGGCGTCAGTCCGCGCTCCGTCCCCGGCCAGACCGGTGGAATTTTCTGGTCCACTTCCGACGAGCACGATCCGCGCGGCCACATCACCGAAGGCATCGGCAATCGCCTCGCGATGATGGAAAAGCGCATGGGCAAGGTGGCGCTCGCGGCGCGCGAAATTCCTGACGGCAAGAAGTACATCTATCTCGGCCCCGCCGCGCCGCAGAAAATTCCCGTGCTGGCGGTCTGCTGGGGTTCGACAAAGGGCGCTGTGCACGACGCGCTCCACCATGCCGATCCGCATCATGCCAAATACGCGATGCTGCACATCCGCCTGATGAGCCCCTTCCCATCCGAAGCCGCGAAAAATATTCTGTCGCGCGCCGAACGCGTCGTTTGCTTCGACGGCAATTATTCCGGCCAGCTTGCGCGTCTCATCCGCACGGAGACCGGCATTTCCGTTCATCACAGCGTGGTGAAATACGACGGCCGTCCGTTCTCTGAAGACGAGATCATGGTCGCGCTCGAGGCGGCAAAGCCCGGCGTGGGTGAACGGCTGGTGATTTCGCAGGGCCGCGTCGTCGAACCCGGCCATGGCAATCTGGAATTCGACCAAATGCTCGAGCTGCGCGAAGCCAATCCGAAGATGCTAGCGCCAATGGTGCCGCTGCCGCCGGGCTATAACCGCTAA
- a CDS encoding penicillin-binding transpeptidase domain-containing protein, with protein sequence MKIFPANSHRVLAKLALIFSIFALISLAPFALANGPARSGATASKSANNATHRRYRRYRGTPTYVQDPGLGDDSQFDDPIVRQVALDALGKQNGSVVAVDPSDGRVLSIVNQRLAYSAGFEPCSTTKPVIAVAALEKGIINPDTMIRVGYRRYMDLTEALAHSNNAYFEELGRRLGFDTVWHYDHLFGLGERAGYDISDEQPGVLPANPPRYGGVARMCSFGEGIRMTPLQLAAIVSTIANGGTMYYLQYPQSQADAQDFQPRVRRTLQIAPLLPDLRQGMLAAVLYGTARQSNDPEGEQALGKTGTCNDETMGGRLGWFASYAGEESPKLVLVVLLRGRARIVNGPHAADVAGKIYHDLYERKYFADKPSEPIATATATPER encoded by the coding sequence ATGAAAATTTTCCCAGCCAATTCGCACCGCGTACTAGCGAAGCTCGCTCTCATTTTTTCTATTTTCGCACTCATTTCTCTCGCGCCATTTGCATTGGCAAATGGTCCGGCACGTTCCGGTGCAACGGCATCCAAATCAGCAAATAACGCCACGCATCGCCGGTATCGCCGTTATCGCGGAACTCCGACATACGTGCAGGATCCGGGGTTGGGAGACGATTCACAGTTCGACGATCCCATCGTGCGCCAAGTCGCGCTCGATGCGCTCGGAAAGCAAAATGGATCCGTCGTTGCGGTAGATCCCTCCGATGGCCGGGTGCTTTCCATCGTCAATCAGAGGCTGGCGTATTCCGCGGGCTTCGAGCCTTGCTCGACGACGAAGCCGGTGATTGCCGTAGCCGCGCTCGAGAAAGGAATCATCAATCCGGACACGATGATTCGCGTCGGCTACCGGCGCTACATGGATTTGACCGAGGCGCTCGCGCATTCGAACAACGCATACTTCGAAGAGCTGGGACGACGGCTCGGCTTCGACACAGTCTGGCATTACGATCATCTGTTCGGCCTCGGCGAGCGGGCCGGCTACGATATTTCCGATGAGCAGCCCGGCGTTCTTCCGGCAAACCCGCCGCGCTACGGCGGCGTGGCGCGCATGTGCAGTTTCGGTGAAGGAATTCGCATGACGCCGCTGCAACTGGCGGCTATCGTTTCGACCATCGCCAACGGCGGGACAATGTACTATCTGCAGTATCCGCAATCACAAGCGGATGCGCAGGATTTTCAACCGCGCGTGCGCCGCACTTTGCAGATTGCTCCGCTTCTTCCCGATCTTCGCCAGGGAATGCTCGCGGCAGTTCTTTACGGAACTGCGAGACAAAGCAACGACCCGGAGGGCGAGCAGGCGCTGGGCAAGACGGGAACTTGCAACGATGAAACCATGGGCGGCCGGCTCGGCTGGTTCGCTTCTTATGCCGGGGAAGAGAGCCCGAAACTTGTCCTTGTGGTTTTGCTCCGCGGCCGCGCGCGAATCGTCAATGGCCCGCATGCCGCCGACGTTGCGGGCAAGATTTATCACGACCTCTATGAGCGCAAGTATTTTGCCGATAAGCCGAGCGAACCGATCGCGACGGCCACGGCCACTCCTGAGCGCTGA
- a CDS encoding thiamine pyrophosphate-dependent enzyme translates to MSTAPTDVKTVQPADFKSDIHNDWCPGCGDFGVISAVQMALAKLQVPPHRVAVISGIGCAGKSAHYMNAYSFHTLHGRVMPSVTAMKLANHDLTVIGVGGDGDAYGIGGGHFVAGGRRNLNITYVVMNNDVYALTKGQASPTIAKGQKTKSMSEASIMDAINPILLALACGYTFVARGYALDTKYLSEIIAQAIEHRGSALVDVLQTCPTYNDLHTKGFYAGQIEGQPRLYRLDQTGYDPIVHNPDDPVEIAQKKAQALLKSQEPGGRIPLGVYYKLDVPTYEDHLKAKIPGLQQKPLAELDLYHRDITPNLQELM, encoded by the coding sequence ATGAGCACAGCGCCAACGGATGTGAAAACAGTTCAGCCGGCGGATTTCAAATCCGACATTCACAACGACTGGTGTCCCGGCTGCGGCGATTTCGGCGTCATTTCCGCCGTTCAGATGGCTCTCGCCAAGCTCCAGGTGCCGCCGCATCGCGTCGCGGTGATCAGTGGAATCGGCTGCGCCGGCAAGTCCGCGCACTACATGAACGCGTATTCGTTTCATACGCTTCATGGCCGCGTGATGCCCTCCGTGACGGCCATGAAGCTCGCGAATCACGATTTGACCGTCATCGGCGTGGGCGGCGACGGCGACGCTTACGGAATCGGCGGCGGCCATTTCGTCGCCGGCGGCAGGCGGAATCTGAATATCACGTATGTCGTGATGAACAACGACGTCTACGCGCTGACGAAAGGCCAGGCCTCTCCTACCATCGCCAAGGGGCAAAAAACAAAATCGATGTCCGAAGCCTCCATCATGGACGCCATCAATCCGATTCTCCTCGCTCTCGCCTGCGGATACACATTCGTCGCGCGTGGCTACGCTCTCGATACGAAATATCTTTCCGAAATTATCGCTCAGGCCATTGAGCATCGCGGCAGCGCGCTCGTCGACGTCCTGCAAACTTGCCCGACGTACAACGATCTGCACACCAAAGGATTTTACGCCGGACAGATCGAGGGCCAGCCGCGCCTCTATCGCCTCGATCAAACCGGCTACGACCCCATCGTCCACAATCCCGATGATCCGGTCGAAATCGCGCAGAAAAAAGCGCAGGCGTTACTGAAATCGCAGGAACCCGGCGGAAGGATTCCGCTTGGCGTTTATTACAAGCTAGACGTTCCCACCTACGAGGATCACCTAAAGGCAAAAATCCCCGGCCTGCAGCAGAAGCCGCTCGCGGAACTGGATCTCTATCACCGCGACATCACGCCAAATCTGCAAGAGCTAATGTAA
- the recA gene encoding recombinase RecA → MTRGEEMEEKVKMLDAAIAQIEKQYGKGSIMRLGTKDVLVPVNVISTGSISIDAALGVGGVPRGRVIEIYGPESGGKTTLALHVIAEAQKTGGTAAFIDAEHALDPSYARKLGVDVDNLLVSQPDNGEQALEIAEALIRSNGVDIVVVDSVAALVPKAELEGEMGEPQMGLQARLMSQALRKLTAIVSKSKTCLIFINQIREKIGVMFGNPETTTGGRALKFYASIRLDIRRIQAIKEGDRVIGSRTRAKVVKNKVAAPFREAEFDILYGEGVSREGDLLDLGVTRNILEKSGTWISFNGERLGQGRENARVFLRENADIRNKIEAALRKQLGMPVPGHDAEKSAENAKGEAAKSGPQPVPIAKAKAAR, encoded by the coding sequence ATGACGCGAGGTGAGGAAATGGAAGAGAAAGTCAAAATGCTGGACGCGGCGATTGCGCAGATTGAAAAGCAATATGGCAAAGGCTCGATCATGCGCCTTGGGACCAAAGACGTTCTCGTGCCGGTGAACGTGATTTCCACGGGCTCGATTTCCATTGACGCCGCTTTGGGCGTCGGCGGCGTGCCGCGCGGGCGCGTCATCGAAATTTATGGCCCGGAGTCCGGCGGCAAGACCACTCTCGCCCTGCACGTCATCGCCGAAGCGCAGAAAACGGGCGGCACAGCCGCATTCATCGACGCGGAACACGCCCTCGATCCGTCCTACGCGCGCAAACTCGGCGTTGATGTGGATAACCTTCTCGTCTCCCAGCCCGACAACGGCGAGCAAGCCCTCGAAATCGCGGAAGCGCTGATTCGCTCGAATGGCGTCGACATTGTCGTCGTGGACTCCGTCGCCGCGCTTGTTCCCAAGGCCGAACTCGAAGGCGAAATGGGCGAGCCGCAAATGGGTTTGCAGGCGCGCCTGATGTCGCAGGCGCTGCGCAAGCTCACCGCCATCGTTTCGAAGTCGAAGACCTGCCTCATTTTCATCAATCAGATTCGCGAGAAAATCGGCGTCATGTTCGGCAATCCGGAAACGACCACGGGCGGCCGCGCACTGAAATTCTACGCCTCGATTCGCCTCGATATTCGCCGCATTCAGGCGATTAAAGAAGGCGATCGCGTCATCGGCTCGCGCACGCGCGCGAAAGTTGTGAAAAACAAAGTCGCCGCCCCCTTCCGCGAAGCCGAATTCGACATTCTTTACGGCGAAGGCGTTTCGCGCGAAGGCGATTTGCTCGATTTGGGTGTCACGCGCAACATCCTCGAAAAATCCGGCACGTGGATTTCGTTCAATGGCGAACGCCTCGGCCAGGGACGCGAAAACGCGCGTGTTTTCTTGCGTGAAAACGCCGACATTCGCAACAAAATCGAAGCAGCTCTGCGCAAACAGTTGGGCATGCCCGTGCCCGGGCATGATGCGGAGAAGTCCGCCGAGAACGCCAAAGGCGAAGCGGCAAAATCGGGCCCGCAGCCCGTACCCATCGCCAAAGCCAAAGCCGCACGATAA
- a CDS encoding c-type cytochrome, translated as MAMVALLAIAITFTIGWRPFIGPRARPLTNRSFAVTPERLARGRYLVENVADCMGCHSPHDWAAPDIPIPPGMEGAGEVFPLANLPGKVVAPNLTPDRETGAGSWSDDQLARAIREGIGHDGRTLFPIMPYLHFRSMSDEDLASVIVFLRSLKPVHNPLPPTQIIFPVKYLIRDVPQPLAAPVPPPDASTPVARGAYLVAAIAACTDCHTPQDAHGMPLPGMEFAGGFILEGPWGRVASANITPAPSGIPYYDEALFKQVMRTGYVKARKLSPIMPWQDFRGMTDDDLASIFAYVRTLKPVDHRVDNTEPPTYCPLCKSVHGAGNQNRAKQ; from the coding sequence ATGGCGATGGTTGCGCTTCTCGCCATAGCGATCACGTTCACGATCGGCTGGCGTCCGTTCATCGGCCCGCGAGCGCGGCCGCTCACCAATCGGTCATTCGCCGTCACGCCGGAACGCCTTGCGCGCGGGCGCTACCTTGTTGAAAACGTCGCTGACTGCATGGGGTGCCACTCGCCGCATGACTGGGCAGCGCCAGATATACCCATTCCCCCTGGAATGGAAGGAGCAGGCGAAGTTTTTCCCTTGGCCAACTTGCCCGGCAAGGTTGTCGCGCCGAATCTGACCCCGGACCGGGAAACGGGCGCGGGTTCATGGTCTGACGATCAACTCGCTCGCGCGATCCGCGAAGGCATTGGCCACGATGGCCGCACGCTTTTTCCCATCATGCCGTATCTGCATTTTCGCAGCATGTCGGACGAAGATCTTGCCTCGGTTATCGTTTTCCTGCGCTCACTCAAGCCTGTCCACAATCCGCTGCCGCCGACGCAAATCATTTTTCCTGTGAAGTATCTGATCCGCGATGTGCCGCAACCGCTCGCAGCGCCGGTCCCTCCTCCGGATGCCTCCACGCCCGTCGCGCGCGGCGCTTATCTTGTCGCTGCCATCGCCGCATGCACGGATTGCCACACGCCGCAGGACGCACACGGCATGCCTCTCCCGGGGATGGAGTTCGCTGGGGGCTTCATTCTCGAGGGTCCGTGGGGACGCGTCGCGAGCGCGAACATAACGCCGGCCCCCTCGGGGATTCCTTATTACGATGAAGCTCTCTTCAAGCAGGTCATGCGGACCGGTTACGTCAAGGCGCGCAAGCTCAGTCCAATCATGCCGTGGCAGGACTTCCGTGGAATGACCGATGACGATCTTGCATCGATCTTCGCGTACGTGCGCACGCTGAAGCCGGTCGATCACCGTGTGGACAACACGGAGCCTCCGACCTATTGCCCGCTATGCAAATCTGTTCACGGCGCGGGCAACCAGAATCGCGCGAAACAGTAA
- a CDS encoding peptidoglycan DD-metalloendopeptidase family protein — MARKKIVIWSVIVATGLLVIGASYYARYSVQQRLAHEIVLAQEAAILARKNLIEFTVRRVPRGMPFAALLLQMGVDPATTVQVVLSAQHVFNFRTLHAGNELMLGRSALGQLLMLCYQIDPDHILTVVRRGAQFEATVEAQPIQTETASVEGKIGDSLFDAVAQAGESPELAMRLADIFSWDLDFYTDPRPGDTFRVVVEKKRLKNNQFIGYGKILAAEYVNDGRAYRAVLFHDPAGVPAYYTPDGKSLKKAFLHSPLKFAAVVTSHFSYSRFHPILKVYRPHLGTDYAAPTGTPVQSIGDGRVIFAGRKGGDGNLVKIEHINGYETYYMHLSRILVHPGERVTQGQTIGRVGMTGLATGPHLDFRIERHGQFMNFERLPLPPSQPVARRDMVEFVAVRDKEMALLPPVGTSVASAVAPASSSSRLAGAPAASAPR; from the coding sequence TTGGCGCGGAAGAAAATCGTCATCTGGTCAGTCATTGTGGCGACGGGGCTGCTCGTCATTGGGGCGTCTTACTATGCGCGCTATTCCGTGCAACAGCGCCTTGCGCATGAAATTGTGCTGGCGCAGGAAGCGGCGATTCTTGCGCGAAAAAATTTGATTGAGTTCACGGTTCGTCGTGTACCGCGCGGAATGCCTTTTGCAGCTTTGCTTTTGCAAATGGGAGTCGATCCCGCCACCACGGTTCAAGTGGTTCTCTCCGCCCAACACGTGTTTAATTTCCGCACGCTGCATGCTGGCAATGAATTGATGCTTGGCCGCTCGGCGCTCGGGCAGCTCTTAATGCTGTGCTACCAGATCGATCCCGACCACATTCTTACCGTGGTGCGGCGCGGCGCGCAATTCGAGGCAACTGTCGAAGCGCAGCCGATTCAGACGGAGACTGCGTCGGTGGAAGGGAAAATCGGCGATTCGCTTTTCGACGCCGTTGCGCAGGCGGGCGAGTCGCCCGAACTGGCGATGCGGCTGGCGGACATTTTCAGCTGGGATTTGGATTTTTACACCGACCCGCGACCGGGCGACACGTTTCGCGTGGTTGTGGAGAAAAAGCGGCTCAAGAACAATCAGTTCATCGGCTACGGCAAGATTCTGGCGGCGGAATACGTCAACGATGGGCGCGCGTATCGCGCCGTGCTGTTCCACGATCCCGCAGGAGTGCCTGCCTACTACACGCCGGACGGTAAATCGCTGAAGAAGGCCTTTCTGCATTCGCCGCTGAAATTCGCAGCGGTGGTCACTTCGCATTTCAGCTATAGCCGCTTTCATCCAATCTTGAAGGTCTATCGCCCGCATCTGGGAACGGACTATGCGGCGCCGACCGGCACGCCGGTACAGTCGATTGGTGATGGCCGCGTGATTTTTGCGGGGCGCAAAGGCGGCGACGGAAATCTGGTCAAGATCGAGCACATCAACGGCTACGAAACCTATTACATGCACCTCTCGCGCATTCTGGTTCACCCCGGTGAGCGCGTGACGCAGGGGCAGACGATCGGACGCGTTGGCATGACAGGTCTGGCCACGGGACCGCATCTCGATTTCCGCATCGAGCGCCACGGGCAGTTTATGAATTTTGAACGCCTGCCGCTGCCGCCATCGCAGCCCGTGGCGCGCCGCGACATGGTGGAATTCGTGGCCGTGCGCGACAAAGAAATGGCGCTGCTGCCACCAGTGGGAACTTCGGTGGCCAGCGCGGTGGCGCCTGCATCATCTTCCAGCCGTCTCGCTGGGGCACCGGCGGCCTCAGCTCCTCGTTAA